From the genome of Brienomyrus brachyistius isolate T26 chromosome 8, BBRACH_0.4, whole genome shotgun sequence, one region includes:
- the LOC125747232 gene encoding probable G-protein coupled receptor 173: MKWMGCFFQRKALGFANSKTGSVKNGATQNEVPPFLVSARREAATKTYKREVRGGGGGGGRGTGDRQPLEKVGSSGAQGMASGNESSHVSGNPLAAMATTGSEVVGEDWSSAVSTYVKLVLLGLIICVSLVGNLVVSLLVLRDRGLHKAPYYFLLDLCLADTIRSAVCFPFVLVSIKNGSAWTYSVLSCKVVAFMAVLFCFHAAFMLFCISVTRYMAVAHHRFYSKRMTFWTCVAVVCMVWTLSVAMAFPPVFDVGTYKFIREEDQCIFEHRYFKANDTLGFMLMLAVLILATHVVYMKLLFFEYKHRKMKPVQMVPAISQNWTFHGPGATGQAAANWIAGFGRGPMPPTLLGIRQNLHNQNRRLLGMEEFKVEKRLGRMFYVITLSFLVLWSPYIVACYWRVFVKACTIPHRYLSTTVWMSFAQAGVNPIICFCLNKDLKKGLLAHLPSCCRTTPQLPREAYCVI, translated from the coding sequence ATGAAATGGATGGGTTGTTTTTTTCAGCGTAAGGCATTAGGGTTTGCAAACAGCAAGACGGGGTCTGTGAAAAATGGGGCAACACAGAATGAGGTCCCCCCGTTTCTTGTGAGTGCGAGACGAGAGGCAGCCACGAAGACGTACAAGAGAGAAgtccgaggaggaggaggaggaggaggaagaggaacagGGGACCGGCAGCCCCTGGAGAAGGTAGGGAGTAGTGGAGCACAAGGGATGGCCAGTGGAAACGAGAGCAGCCATGTTTCTGGCAACCCGCTGGCAGCCATGGCGACCACGGGAAGCGAGGTGGTGGGTGAGGACTGGTCCTCAGCAGTGTCCACCTATGTCAAGCTGGTCCTCCTGGGTCTGATCATCTGCGTCAGCCTGGTGGGAAATCTGGTGGTATCTCTGCTAGTTCTGCGGGACCGGGGACTACACAAGGCTCCCTACTATTTCCTGCTGGATCTTTGTCTGGCCGACACCATCCGCTCAGCTGTCTGCTTCCCTTTCGTCCTGGTGTCCATCAAGAATGGCTCCGCCTGGACCTACAGCGTGCTGAGCTGCAAGGTGGTGGCCTTCATGGCCGTGCTCTTCTGCTTCCACGCCGCCTTCATGCTCTTCTGCATCAGCGTCACACGGTACATGGCCGTGGCGCACCATCGCTTCTACTCCAAGCGCATGACCTTCTGGACCTGCGTGGCCGTGGTCTGCATGGTGTGGACCCTGTCCGTCGCCATGGCATTTCCGCCCGTCTTTGACGTGGGCACCTACAAGTTCATCCGTGAGGAGGACCAGTGTATCTTTGAACATCGCTACTTCAAAGCCAATGACACACTGGGCTTCATGCTGATGCTGGCCGTGCTCATCCTGGCCACCCACGTAGTCTACATGAAGCTCCTGTTCTTTGAGTACAAGCACCGTAAGATGAAGCCTGTTCAAATGGTGCCAGCAATCAGCCAGAACTGGACCTTCCATGGGCCAGGCGCCACTGGCCAGGCGGCAGCCAACTGGATTGCGGGTTTTGGCCGGGGCCCTATGCCGCCCACTCTGCTGGGCATCCGGCAGAACCTGCACAACCAAAACCGACGGCTGCTGGGTATGGAGGAGTTCAAGGTGGAGAAACGTCTTGGGAGGATGTTCTACGTCATCACCTTGTCCTTCCTCGTGCTCTGGTCGCCTTACATCGTGGCCTGCTACTGGCGTGTCTTTGTGAAGGCCTGCACCATTCCTCACCGGTACCTCTCCACCACGGTCTGGATGAGTTTTGCTCAAGCTGGGGTCAATCCCATCATATGTTTCTGCCTCAACAAGGACCTGAAGAAGGGGCTGCTGGCTCACTTGCCTTCCTGCTGTAGGACTACACCTCAACTACCCCGAGAGGCCTACTGTGTCATatga